A window of Chloracidobacterium sp. N contains these coding sequences:
- a CDS encoding glycerophosphodiester phosphodiesterase family protein, with protein sequence MSPASRRPVVFGHRGAAGTCPENTHAGFQQAFAERADGIELDVHCCASGEAVVIHDETVDRTSDGTGRIAHLSLSDLRGFDFGRGTGFGRETIPTLEEVFARLPADKLINVEIKNDDLHSHGEERAVAQLVARFGLHGRCLVSSFNPLVLWRLQQADARLSLAYLYRPQSRWYLRHLPVTWWLRLRALHPHHRLVTAHGVAQAHRRGLQVNTWTVNDEADLERVVACGVDGIVTDYPARVVAWLDARMERLTAA encoded by the coding sequence ATGTCTCCCGCCTCCCGGCGCCCAGTGGTTTTTGGACACCGTGGCGCGGCCGGCACCTGCCCGGAGAACACTCACGCGGGTTTTCAGCAGGCGTTTGCTGAAAGGGCCGATGGGATTGAACTCGATGTGCACTGCTGTGCGTCGGGTGAGGCCGTCGTCATCCACGATGAGACGGTTGACCGCACCTCGGATGGCACCGGGCGGATTGCCCATCTCTCCCTGTCTGACCTGCGCGGCTTTGACTTTGGGCGGGGGACAGGCTTTGGGCGTGAAACCATCCCTACGCTCGAAGAGGTCTTTGCCCGGCTTCCGGCGGACAAACTCATCAACGTCGAAATCAAAAACGACGACCTGCACAGCCACGGGGAAGAGCGCGCCGTGGCACAGCTTGTTGCCCGGTTCGGTCTGCACGGGCGCTGTCTGGTGTCCTCATTCAATCCTCTGGTGCTGTGGCGGCTTCAGCAGGCTGATGCCCGTCTGTCCCTGGCCTATCTGTACCGCCCGCAGTCGCGCTGGTATTTGCGCCATCTCCCGGTCACCTGGTGGCTCCGGTTACGGGCGCTGCATCCACACCACAGGCTGGTTACGGCGCACGGGGTGGCGCAGGCGCACCGCCGGGGGCTTCAGGTCAACACCTGGACGGTCAATGATGAAGCCGACCTGGAGCGCGTGGTGGCCTGTGGCGTGGATGGCATCGTGACCGATTACCCGGCGCGGGTCGTGGCCTGGCTGGATGCCCGGATGGAACGGCTCACGGCAGCGTGA
- the larC gene encoding nickel pincer cofactor biosynthesis protein LarC yields the protein MSTVHARHLHFDTFAGASGDMIIGALLDAGASFDRLQSDLEQLGLGGYTLSLRRVRRAAIDCAKFDVCLTDTSDAEAIPHRHPHEGHHEHHHPHPEPHHHEPHPPEPHHHGHRHGRGIREILALLDAANLNARVKARAAAIFRRLAEVEGRVHGIPPEDVHFHEVGAVDAIVDIVGACLCLEQLGVEHVTSSPLRVGFGFVACAHGRYPIPAPGTAELLKGVPFYAGDVEGEFTTPTGAAIITTLCRSYTRTPPFTVTHTGYGAGTRDTPGLPNALRVFLGTDGQPDERPDEETPSLQRISTLEANLDDQSPQELGYVLERLLAAGALDVFFTPVYMKKNRPAVLLSVLCCPADEERLTQLIFRETTTLGVRVRPALRHILPRRQVRVVTPDGEVEVKVATLADGTEKVSPEYEACRRLAEATGRPLQQVYAAAREAYEKQRTASAE from the coding sequence ATGTCCACGGTTCACGCCCGTCACCTTCACTTCGATACGTTTGCCGGTGCCAGCGGCGACATGATCATCGGCGCCCTGCTGGATGCCGGCGCTTCCTTTGACCGCCTCCAGTCCGACCTGGAACAACTTGGCCTCGGCGGCTATACGCTTTCCCTGCGCCGCGTCCGGCGTGCCGCCATTGACTGCGCCAAATTCGATGTGTGCCTCACGGATACTTCTGATGCCGAAGCCATCCCGCACCGGCATCCGCACGAAGGCCACCATGAGCATCATCACCCTCACCCGGAACCGCATCACCACGAACCGCACCCACCGGAGCCGCACCATCACGGGCACCGGCACGGGCGCGGTATCCGTGAAATTCTGGCCCTTCTGGATGCCGCCAATCTGAACGCGCGGGTCAAAGCCCGGGCCGCAGCGATCTTCCGGCGACTGGCTGAAGTCGAAGGGCGCGTCCACGGCATTCCCCCGGAGGATGTTCACTTTCACGAAGTCGGTGCGGTGGATGCCATCGTGGACATCGTGGGTGCATGTCTTTGCCTTGAGCAGTTGGGCGTCGAACACGTCACCTCCTCACCGTTGCGTGTTGGTTTTGGCTTTGTCGCCTGCGCGCATGGGCGCTACCCGATTCCGGCTCCGGGCACGGCGGAACTGCTCAAAGGCGTGCCGTTTTATGCCGGCGACGTGGAAGGCGAATTCACAACGCCGACCGGCGCCGCCATCATCACCACCCTGTGCCGGAGCTACACCCGGACGCCGCCGTTTACCGTCACCCACACCGGCTACGGTGCCGGCACGCGCGACACGCCGGGACTTCCCAATGCCCTGCGGGTGTTTCTCGGCACGGACGGGCAGCCGGACGAGCGCCCGGATGAAGAGACGCCGTCCCTCCAGCGTATTTCCACCCTTGAAGCCAACCTGGATGACCAGTCGCCGCAGGAACTGGGCTACGTTCTGGAGCGGCTGCTCGCTGCTGGCGCGCTCGATGTGTTTTTCACGCCTGTCTATATGAAGAAAAACCGGCCGGCGGTGCTGCTGAGCGTCCTCTGCTGCCCCGCAGACGAGGAGCGGCTGACGCAGCTCATCTTCCGTGAAACCACGACTCTGGGCGTCCGGGTACGTCCCGCGCTGCGCCACATCCTGCCGCGCCGGCAGGTTCGCGTCGTCACGCCAGACGGCGAAGTGGAGGTCAAGGTAGCGACACTGGCGGACGGCACGGAAAAGGTCAGCCCGGAATATGAAGCCTGCCGCCGTCTGGCGGAAGCGACGGGACGCCCGCTGCAGCAGGTCTATGCTGCGGCGCGTGAAGCGTACGAAAAGCAACGAACTGCCAGTGCAGAATAA
- a CDS encoding inorganic pyrophosphatase: MDKTLEAILWKMMRTLFKAHPWHGVSIGEQAPAQVTAYIEIVPTDAIKYELDKMTGHLKVDRPQKYSNHCPTLYGLIPQTYCGRRIGAFCAERTGRTDMAGDGDPLDICVLTEKPIHHSDILVQAIPIGGLRMIDGNEADDKIIAVLRNDEVYGEWRDISECPKNLVERLRHYFLTYKEIPGATERRTEITHIYDAAEAQHIIQLSREDYLESYGEFETLLNRALAGGGAEAQAMRA, from the coding sequence ATGGACAAAACACTGGAAGCCATTTTGTGGAAGATGATGCGGACTCTGTTCAAAGCCCACCCGTGGCATGGCGTCTCCATCGGCGAGCAGGCCCCCGCGCAGGTTACGGCCTACATTGAAATCGTGCCGACGGACGCCATCAAATACGAACTCGACAAGATGACCGGGCACCTCAAGGTTGACCGTCCGCAGAAGTATTCCAACCACTGCCCGACGCTCTACGGACTGATTCCCCAAACCTACTGTGGCAGGCGGATTGGAGCATTCTGTGCTGAACGCACCGGGCGGACAGACATGGCGGGCGACGGCGACCCCCTCGACATCTGTGTACTGACCGAGAAGCCCATCCACCACAGTGACATTCTCGTGCAGGCCATCCCGATTGGCGGGTTGCGGATGATTGACGGCAACGAAGCCGACGACAAAATCATTGCCGTGCTCCGCAACGATGAAGTCTATGGGGAATGGCGCGACATTTCAGAGTGCCCGAAGAACCTGGTCGAGCGGCTGCGGCACTACTTTCTGACCTACAAGGAAATTCCCGGCGCCACCGAGCGGCGTACGGAAATCACCCACATCTATGACGCCGCCGAAGCGCAACACATCATCCAGTTGAGCCGGGAGGATTACCTGGAGTCGTACGGTGAGTTTGAGACCCTGCTCAACCGGGCGCTGGCCGGCGGAGGCGCAGAAGCACAGGCCATGCGCGCCTAA
- a CDS encoding trypsin-like peptidase domain-containing protein, with translation MATRWQRIRWMGVGFVLAVAGVGLLWGWPPARWPVSRAMPNPTADALSLAFSRVAQQARTAVVNIRAAGPSLARGMGGATGSGFVIDREGHIVTNLHVVQQSTRLTVRLADGTQLPARLVAGDAETDLAVLKLIGRADIQPLAFGDSDALRVGEWVVAIGSPFGLDQTVTTGVISAKDRVTDRRNTLQQFLQTDAAINFGNSGGPLLNLAGEVIGVNTQIASRDGSYSGIGFALPSATVREVVRQLIERGQVSRSLLGVQVDRVTPQFARVYGLPNDHGALIQHVEEGGAAYAAGLRSGDVVVAYAGRPITSERDLIRELAATPGDTTVEVRYFREGKPTSVMLRTEERVSPAVRTMRPRFERRGGPSSDALPEEPETALRRLGLNVADASPLKLMQLGVKDLYAGQNGVLITEISPVGLAAESGLQEGMLITAVNRHTVRTVDEFLARLGTLRPGDDLVLAVSRPLGRTPQGERRAVTNFFSFTLP, from the coding sequence ATGGCAACGAGGTGGCAGCGCATCCGTTGGATGGGCGTCGGCTTTGTCCTGGCCGTCGCCGGCGTGGGGTTGCTGTGGGGATGGCCTCCTGCCCGGTGGCCGGTTTCCCGGGCAATGCCCAACCCGACGGCTGATGCCCTCAGTCTGGCTTTCAGCCGTGTTGCCCAGCAGGCGCGGACGGCCGTGGTCAACATCCGTGCCGCCGGACCCAGCCTGGCGCGTGGCATGGGCGGGGCAACCGGTTCGGGCTTTGTCATTGACCGTGAAGGTCACATCGTGACGAATCTCCACGTTGTCCAGCAGTCCACACGCCTGACCGTACGCCTGGCCGATGGCACGCAACTCCCGGCACGCCTGGTGGCCGGCGACGCCGAAACAGACCTCGCCGTTCTCAAGCTCATCGGACGCGCCGACATTCAGCCGCTTGCGTTTGGCGATTCAGATGCCTTGCGGGTCGGCGAGTGGGTCGTGGCCATTGGCAGTCCCTTTGGTTTGGATCAGACCGTGACCACGGGGGTCATCAGCGCCAAGGACCGTGTGACCGACCGGCGGAATACGCTGCAACAGTTTCTCCAGACCGATGCTGCCATCAACTTTGGCAACTCCGGCGGCCCACTGCTCAACCTCGCTGGTGAAGTCATCGGCGTCAACACGCAGATAGCTTCACGCGACGGGAGCTACAGCGGCATTGGGTTTGCCCTGCCGTCGGCGACGGTGCGCGAAGTCGTCCGCCAGTTGATTGAGCGGGGACAGGTTTCACGCAGTTTGCTGGGCGTGCAGGTGGATCGCGTCACACCGCAATTCGCGCGGGTGTACGGCCTGCCCAATGACCACGGGGCGCTCATCCAGCACGTCGAAGAAGGTGGTGCGGCCTATGCTGCCGGGCTGCGCAGTGGGGATGTCGTGGTGGCGTATGCCGGACGACCCATTACCAGCGAACGGGACCTCATTCGTGAACTGGCAGCAACCCCCGGCGACACTACGGTGGAAGTCCGTTACTTCCGGGAGGGTAAGCCGACGTCGGTGATGCTCCGAACGGAAGAGCGTGTATCGCCGGCGGTGCGTACCATGCGCCCGCGGTTCGAGCGACGCGGTGGACCGTCCAGCGATGCACTGCCGGAGGAGCCGGAGACAGCCCTGCGCCGCCTGGGGTTGAATGTGGCGGATGCTTCACCGCTGAAGCTCATGCAGCTTGGCGTCAAGGACCTGTATGCCGGGCAGAATGGCGTCCTGATTACGGAAATCAGCCCGGTGGGGTTGGCGGCGGAAAGCGGTTTGCAGGAAGGGATGCTGATTACAGCAGTGAATCGGCACACGGTGCGGACGGTGGATGAGTTTCTGGCGCGGTTGGGCACGCTGCGTCCGGGCGATGACCTGGTGCTGGCCGTGAGCCGTCCGCTCGGAAGGACGCCACAGGGCGAACGCCGCGCCGTCACCAACTTCTTTTCGTTCACGCTGCCGTGA